One stretch of Clavelina lepadiformis chromosome 6, kaClaLepa1.1, whole genome shotgun sequence DNA includes these proteins:
- the LOC143462261 gene encoding large ribosomal subunit protein uL18m-like, with protein sequence MRVMRLRSNLIPQSLKSRHIGLTTVFCDGHQSLPSSTTEQDNAAEETNLNVNLVKTFINRNPRNLERLALAHKDIGWGRGRHHVSTNFPKREYYHRICLERTNQHTHAWLEHYAGNKVAEASTKDWKVRKHLYKTVDVSASACVASVLMEKCIRSGFSCAQWFPLKSTEGSEVMATFRDTIQKTGFVLEEPVQVTFRRKLPHHKRYGPSPPKQV encoded by the coding sequence ATGAGGGTAATGAGACTACGTTCTAATCTGATACCCCAATCTTTAAAATCTCGTCATATTGGTCTAACAACAGTTTTTTGTGATGGACATCAATCCTTGCCTTCTTCAACAACAGAACAGGATAACGCGGCCGAAGAAACAAATCTCAACGTAAATTTAGTGAAAACGTTTATAAACCGCAACCCAAGAAACTTAGAACGCTTGGCTTTAGCACACAAAGATATTGGATGGGGAAGAGGGAGGCATCATGTCTCTACCAATTTTCCGAAAAGAGAGTACTATCATAGAATATGTTTGGAAAGAACAAATCAACACACTCATGCATGGCTAGAACACTACGCTGGTAATAAAGTGGCCGAGGCGTCCACCAAAGACTGGAAAGTTCGAAAACACCTTTACAAAACCGTCGATGTCAGTGCATCTGCTTGTGTTGCTTCAGTGTTAATGGAAAAATGCATCCGATCTGGATTTTCATGTGCGCAATGGTTTCCTTTGAAGAGTACTGAAGGATCAGAAGTAATGGCAACATTTAGAGACACTATACAGAAAACTGGATTTGTACTTGAAGAACCAGTGCAGGTAACATTTCGAAGAAAGCTTCCTCATCATAAGCGATATGGGCCATCTCCACCAAAACAAGTATAA
- the LOC143462263 gene encoding protein lin-52 homolog → MSDASNPNGELDQQLLSLEKLDRASPDLWPEQMSGVSDFISSLKSPMSPGPSPHWSGEVEDDIDMLQEFGSLTTASLMEKVRDLQNLAYQLGLDESREMTRGKFLNILDKPNQKS, encoded by the coding sequence ATGTCAGACGCATCTAATCCTAATGGTGAACTTGATCAACAGCTTCTCAGCTTAGAGAAACTGGATCGTGCTTCCCCAGACTTGTGGCCTGAGCAGATGTCTGGTGTTTCAGATTTTATATCTTCACTCAAGAGCCCAATGTCACCAGGACCATCACCTCACTGGTCCGGAGAGGTCGAGGATGACATAGATATGCTCCAGGAGTTTGGGAGCTTAACAACTGCTAGTTTAATGGAGAAAGTAAGAGATTTACAAAATCTAGCCTACCAGCTTGGTTTGGACGAATCAAGAGAAATGACTAGaggaaaatttttgaatattCTTGACAAACCAAACCAAAAATCTTGA
- the LOC143462262 gene encoding D-aminoacyl-tRNA deacylase-like translates to MKAIVQRVLKASVTVGEEVVGSVGQGICILLGISRDDNHKDTEFMVRKLLNLRLFEDENGKRWTKSVKELNLEVLCVSQFTLQCVLKGNKPDFHGAMMADKSEAFFEDFMDKLAKSYNPDKIKGGKFGAHMQVHMQNDGPVTIEVNSPPPRQKKKTQPRGEKEVEQKEEEERISERLNSTEI, encoded by the exons ATGAAGGCAATTGTACAAAGGGTATTGAAAGCCAGTGTCACAG tGGGGGAAGAAGTAGTTGGCTCAGTTGGTCAAGGAATTTGCATTTTACTTGGAATTTCAAGAGATGACAATCACAAAGACACAGAATTCAT GGTGCGAAAACTATTAAATCTCAGACTATTTGAAGATGAAAACGGCAAGAGGTGGACAAAAAgtgtaaaagaacttaaccttGAGGTCCTCTGTGTGAGCCAA TTCACCCTACAATGTGTCTTAAAAGGAAACAAACCTGACTTTCACGGTGCCATGATGGCTGACAAGTCGGAAGCGTTTTTTGAGGATTTTATGGACAAACTAGCAAAGAGTTATAATCCAGATAAAATAAAGG GTGGTAAATTTGGCGCACACATGCAAGTTCACATGCAAAATGATGGTCCGGTAACCATAGAAGTTAACTCACCACCACCTAGACAG AAGAAGAAAACTCAACCAAGAGGAGAAAAAGAAGTGGAACAGAaagaggaggaggaaagaATATCAGAACGACTAAATTCAACTGAAATATGA
- the LOC143461805 gene encoding uncharacterized protein LOC143461805 yields MVKIFVGRLTENVKKSELEELFKAFGEVTDCSVLKNYGFVHMADMEEAKAAIAGLDKHELDGNVINVELSTTKVAKATKLFVGNLPPETKSGDIHKLFKKYGTVIECDVVKNYAFVHMGRESMARDAIDGLNNTMFNGNKIAVQMSKTRRMDEGPPGMMFGDFRGRGRGGRGRGFMGPMRGGMPPRFRGKPFGEDSFMEPPFGRRPGMRPRLPHGMADRGLGMYDNELIARGASLRRGSLLGSGDYLLREREALARRLDAQALAADSYRGAAAAGDFDFASDLNASELGLERYGAAASRYGRLSAGAAERYAAAVDHFANDRYGGY; encoded by the exons ATGGTGAAAATCTTTGTTGGGCGATTAACAGAAAATGTCAAAAAGAGTGAGTTAGAAGAACTTTTTAAAGCGTTCGGTGAAGTCACAGATtgttcagttttaaaaaactatGGTTTTGTACATATGGCTGACATGGAGGAAGCAAAAGCTGCAATTGC TGGGTTGGACAAGCATGAACTTGATGGAAATGTGATTAATGTGGAGCTATCAACAACCAAAGTCGCAAAAGCGACAAAACTTTTTGTGGGAAATTTGCCACCAGAAACAAAATCTGGCGAC ATCCACAAATTGTTCAAGAAATATGGCACAGTCATAGAGTGTGATGTTGTAAAAAATTATGCTTTCGTACATATGGGAAGAGAGTCAATGGCTAGAGATGCTATTGATGGATTAAACAACACCATGTTCAATGGCAACAAAATTGCTGTCCAAATGTCAAAAACAAGGCGCATGGATGAAG gaCCACCAGGTATGATGTTTGGTGATTTTCGTGGACGCGGTAGAGGTGGTCGTGGAAGAGGATTTATGGGTCCCATGAGAGGTGGAATGCCTCCACGGTTTCGTGGAAAACCATTTGGAGAAGATAGTTTTATGGAACCACCGTTTGGTAGAAG GCCAGGTATGCGTCCACGACTACCACATGGCATGGCTGATCGAGGGTTAGGCATGTACGATAATGAGTTGATTGCGCGAGGCGCCTCTCTACGTCGTGGTTCACTGCTTGGTTCTGGAGATTATTTGTTAAGAGAAAGAGAAGCGTTGGCCCGCCGACTTGATGCACAAGCGCTTGCCGCAGATTCGTATCGAGGTGCCGCTGCCGCTGGAGATTTTGATTTCGCCTCTGATTTGAACGCATCAGAACTTGGCCTGGAGAGATATGGCGCCGCTGCTTCGCGCTATGGTCGATTAAGTGCCGGTGCTGCTGAGCGTTACGCTGCCGCTGTAGATCATTTCGCTAACGACCGTTACGGAGGGTACTAG